A section of the Nerophis ophidion isolate RoL-2023_Sa linkage group LG16, RoL_Noph_v1.0, whole genome shotgun sequence genome encodes:
- the pltp gene encoding phospholipid transfer protein isoform X2: protein MPEMTGAEGRFQYNITDVKVSELNLNNADLSFLPEVGLLFDVQNSSITLSFHRQLLYWFFYDAGYINASADDVNINTALKLIRDQDGRLQISNITCEAKINKMRAKFTGTLGRVYDFFAKFLTTGLRILLNQKICPALNHAALVHINSMLATIPVRTNVDNYIGIDYSLMDDPMVTSRSLDMNFRGMFYNLAEENDTLVNYAAEPLIREYDRMVYLALSEFFFDSGLFSYYKAGIFQMHIINEKMPKDLEMLLRTTYFGTIMMMNPALMDSPVSLQLAANSPPKTTIKTSGATVAMTAIVKVMLMPAGQAPIQLSSMTMETKFNAKVTMRGKRLAVHADLRKFKIFSNQSALESLALIPLQAPLKTMLKMSVVPLINNWTKQGVQIPLADGIDFIEEVVEYHNGFIIIGANLYFSKGLSAMVAGSAQ from the exons ATGCCAGAGATGACGGGCGCCGAGGGACGCTTCCAATACAACATCACTGA TGTGAAAGTATCGGAGCTGAACCTGAACAACGCTGATCTCAGCTTCCTTCCCGAGGTGGGCCTGCTTTTTGATGTCCAGAACTCGTCCATCACGCTGAGCTTCCACAGGCAGCTTCTCTACTGGTTCTT TTACGACGCAGGATACATCAACGCTTCCGCTGACGACGTCAACATCAACACGGCACTCAAGCTGATACGAGACCAAGATGGCCGACTGCAGATCAGCAACATCACCTGCGAAGCCAAAATCAATAAGATGAGGGCAAAATTCACCGGCACCCTTGG GAGAGTTTATGACTTCTTTGCAAAGTTCCTCACCACCGGCCTGCGCATCCTCCTTAACCAAAAG ATCTGTCCAGCTCTGAACCACGCAGCTCTGGTCCACATCAACTCTATGCTGGCGACAATACCGGTGAGGACAAATGTGGACAACTACATTGGGATCGATTATTCCCTCATGGATGATCCCATGGTGACCTCTCGCAGCCTGGATATGAACTTCCGA ggAATGTTTTACAACCTGGCCGAAGAGAACGACACATTGGTGAACTACGCAGCAGAGCCTCTGATCAGAGAGTACGACAGGATGGTCTACTTGGCTCTGTCAGAGTTCTTCTTTGACAGCGGCTTGTTCTCTTACTACAAGGCAGGAATCTTCCAGATGCACATCATAAACGAGAAG ATGCCAAAAGATCTGGAGATGCTGCTGAGGACTACCTACTTTGGAACCATCATGATGATG aatcCCGCGCTAATGGACTCTCCCGTGTCTCTCCAACTGGCCGCCAACTCGCCTCCTAAAACCACCATCAAGACATCCGGGGCGACAGTTGCCATGACAGCCATCGTCAAGGTGATGCTGATGCCAGCAGGTCAAGCTCCGATCCAGCTCAGCAGCATGACCATG GAAACAAAATTTAACGCCAAAGTTACAATGAGAGGAAAGCGTCTGGCCGTCCACGCTGACCTACGCAA GTTCAAAATCTTCTCCAATCAATCCGCACTGGAATCTCTGGCG CTGATTCCTCTGCAGGCTCCTCTGAAGACCATGCTGAAAATGTCTGTGGTTCCTTTGATCAACA attGGACAAAGCAAGGCGTTCAGATTCCTCTGGCTGATGGGATAGACTTCATTGAGGAAGTGGTGGAATATCACAAC GGTTTCATCATCATTGGAGCCAACCTCTACTTCAGCAAAGGCCTGAGCGCGATGGTGGCTGGCAGCGCCCAGTAG
- the pltp gene encoding phospholipid transfer protein isoform X1: MTSSLLSRLFLLLVSSIMAATEPAGCKIRITDKGLNMLKFETQKFVEEELSTITMPEMTGAEGRFQYNITDVKVSELNLNNADLSFLPEVGLLFDVQNSSITLSFHRQLLYWFFYDAGYINASADDVNINTALKLIRDQDGRLQISNITCEAKINKMRAKFTGTLGRVYDFFAKFLTTGLRILLNQKICPALNHAALVHINSMLATIPVRTNVDNYIGIDYSLMDDPMVTSRSLDMNFRGMFYNLAEENDTLVNYAAEPLIREYDRMVYLALSEFFFDSGLFSYYKAGIFQMHIINEKMPKDLEMLLRTTYFGTIMMMNPALMDSPVSLQLAANSPPKTTIKTSGATVAMTAIVKVMLMPAGQAPIQLSSMTMETKFNAKVTMRGKRLAVHADLRKFKIFSNQSALESLALIPLQAPLKTMLKMSVVPLINNWTKQGVQIPLADGIDFIEEVVEYHNGFIIIGANLYFSKGLSAMVAGSAQ; encoded by the exons ATGACTTCCTCCCTGTTGTCCCGTCTCTTCCTCCTTTTGGTGTCCTCCATCATGGCGGCCACAGAACCGGCCGGTTGCAAAATCCGCATCACGGACAAAGGACTGAACATGC TGAAATTTGAGACTCAGAAGTTTGTGGAGGAGGAGCTGAGTACCATCACCATGCCAGAGATGACGGGCGCCGAGGGACGCTTCCAATACAACATCACTGA TGTGAAAGTATCGGAGCTGAACCTGAACAACGCTGATCTCAGCTTCCTTCCCGAGGTGGGCCTGCTTTTTGATGTCCAGAACTCGTCCATCACGCTGAGCTTCCACAGGCAGCTTCTCTACTGGTTCTT TTACGACGCAGGATACATCAACGCTTCCGCTGACGACGTCAACATCAACACGGCACTCAAGCTGATACGAGACCAAGATGGCCGACTGCAGATCAGCAACATCACCTGCGAAGCCAAAATCAATAAGATGAGGGCAAAATTCACCGGCACCCTTGG GAGAGTTTATGACTTCTTTGCAAAGTTCCTCACCACCGGCCTGCGCATCCTCCTTAACCAAAAG ATCTGTCCAGCTCTGAACCACGCAGCTCTGGTCCACATCAACTCTATGCTGGCGACAATACCGGTGAGGACAAATGTGGACAACTACATTGGGATCGATTATTCCCTCATGGATGATCCCATGGTGACCTCTCGCAGCCTGGATATGAACTTCCGA ggAATGTTTTACAACCTGGCCGAAGAGAACGACACATTGGTGAACTACGCAGCAGAGCCTCTGATCAGAGAGTACGACAGGATGGTCTACTTGGCTCTGTCAGAGTTCTTCTTTGACAGCGGCTTGTTCTCTTACTACAAGGCAGGAATCTTCCAGATGCACATCATAAACGAGAAG ATGCCAAAAGATCTGGAGATGCTGCTGAGGACTACCTACTTTGGAACCATCATGATGATG aatcCCGCGCTAATGGACTCTCCCGTGTCTCTCCAACTGGCCGCCAACTCGCCTCCTAAAACCACCATCAAGACATCCGGGGCGACAGTTGCCATGACAGCCATCGTCAAGGTGATGCTGATGCCAGCAGGTCAAGCTCCGATCCAGCTCAGCAGCATGACCATG GAAACAAAATTTAACGCCAAAGTTACAATGAGAGGAAAGCGTCTGGCCGTCCACGCTGACCTACGCAA GTTCAAAATCTTCTCCAATCAATCCGCACTGGAATCTCTGGCG CTGATTCCTCTGCAGGCTCCTCTGAAGACCATGCTGAAAATGTCTGTGGTTCCTTTGATCAACA attGGACAAAGCAAGGCGTTCAGATTCCTCTGGCTGATGGGATAGACTTCATTGAGGAAGTGGTGGAATATCACAAC GGTTTCATCATCATTGGAGCCAACCTCTACTTCAGCAAAGGCCTGAGCGCGATGGTGGCTGGCAGCGCCCAGTAG